In the Cyanobacteria bacterium GSL.Bin1 genome, one interval contains:
- a CDS encoding DUF3747 domain-containing protein — MRWTQFTALTTVTALITLLSVQGSNAQNFGAKEVPQEDYVAVAEPFGEGNYNLLILEQKSDQRACWRESGSNPVVIDPLLREFDFTGICGRATDSNGYSIRVDGQDYGLDYLLRIVERDNELLLVGTPRNNQGEEIIVGRTNGMADGYLKIQLGSEWDFAKRTYEEKTLGHVYLAKTTGMELPFGDIANDTYRNEIATAVNIGFVSGFKEDNTFRPEAELTREQLVSIAIEALRAIPELNLMLPEQVNASPYPDVDGERWSAAKIQWAKENDIVTGYPDGTFRPTQPVTRAELIAVENKVAKYARNQLGEVGELPNTQNALDFSDISNHWSANLVTEMSAYCGVASPLNETGTNFAPDQPAQRNYAAAATVRMLDCVKGTDTLTLEN; from the coding sequence ATGCGTTGGACACAATTTACAGCTTTAACAACAGTAACCGCTCTGATAACACTATTGAGCGTTCAAGGCAGTAATGCGCAAAATTTTGGTGCCAAAGAAGTGCCACAAGAGGATTATGTTGCCGTTGCTGAGCCTTTTGGCGAAGGTAACTATAACCTCTTGATCTTGGAACAAAAATCTGACCAACGAGCGTGTTGGCGTGAGAGTGGTTCAAATCCAGTTGTGATTGATCCGCTCTTGCGAGAGTTTGATTTTACAGGGATTTGTGGGCGCGCGACAGATAGCAATGGTTATTCCATCCGCGTTGACGGACAAGATTATGGTTTAGATTATCTCCTACGAATTGTTGAGCGAGATAATGAACTCCTTTTAGTGGGAACCCCTCGTAACAATCAGGGTGAAGAAATTATTGTCGGACGAACCAATGGAATGGCTGATGGCTACTTGAAGATTCAATTGGGCTCGGAATGGGATTTTGCCAAACGCACTTATGAGGAGAAAACGCTCGGTCACGTTTATTTAGCCAAGACCACGGGGATGGAGTTGCCCTTTGGGGATATTGCTAATGATACGTATCGTAATGAAATTGCCACTGCTGTTAATATTGGTTTTGTTTCTGGTTTCAAAGAAGATAATACTTTCCGCCCCGAAGCAGAACTAACCCGGGAGCAACTGGTTTCCATTGCCATTGAAGCCTTAAGAGCAATTCCGGAATTGAATCTAATGCTTCCAGAGCAAGTAAATGCTTCTCCTTATCCTGATGTGGATGGCGAGCGTTGGAGTGCAGCAAAAATCCAATGGGCGAAAGAAAACGATATTGTCACTGGGTATCCTGATGGAACCTTTCGTCCCACGCAACCGGTGACTCGCGCTGAATTGATTGCAGTAGAGAATAAAGTAGCAAAATATGCTCGTAACCAATTGGGCGAAGTGGGAGAACTGCCAAATACACAGAATGCACTGGATTTCAGCGATATTAGTAATCATTGGTCTGCCAATTTAGTCACTGAAATGTCTGCCTATTGTGGCGTTGCCTCTCCTTTAAATGAGACGGGAACGAATTTTGCGCCCGATCAACCGGCACAGAGGAACTATGCTGCTGCGGCAACTGTAAGAATGTTGGATTGTGTGAAAGGGACAGATACTTTAACTCTGGAGAACTAA
- a CDS encoding sugar ABC transporter substrate-binding protein has product MVAFSTLIPIGGYLWSGISAQAQLPSKLQPPTQEAESAPVQPNGASLVPGAESTPVQSNGTSLVPGAESAPVQPNGTSPVAQEAETPVRYEETPYTLGSGDVVNINIFNVPEYSGDYRITVDGAISLPVVGTINVEGLTIPQANNLIIQRYSRILQRPIVSVALVQPRPVRIAIAGEVNQPGSYTLRTAGDNNVQGFPPITTALEEAGGITRAANVRQVKLHRFFGGEEYVLNVNLWKLVQDGELVQDVTLRDGDRIVVPTLSENKPQETRALAQSSIAPGDQVVEVAVVGEVNRPGTYDVSSQVTQDILGNPPTITQAIEAAGGITNLSDIRNVEVERITRQGTKRLSANLWTLLQNGDISQDLLLQPGDTVVVPRAQDINPTEVQDLASSSFSPETIRVSVIGEAESTGTLELPPNTPLNQAILAAGGFNNRADKGEVELVRLNPNGTVTKREIEIDLDQGTGSLDAETNPALRNNDVIVVERSTVASISDTVGLFLEPVSRIFQGIRFFEIFFDND; this is encoded by the coding sequence ATGGTTGCTTTCAGTACATTAATCCCTATTGGGGGATATTTATGGTCAGGAATATCTGCCCAAGCACAGCTTCCTTCAAAATTGCAACCACCCACTCAAGAAGCGGAGTCTGCTCCCGTTCAACCCAATGGTGCTTCTCTCGTTCCCGGAGCGGAGTCTACTCCCGTTCAATCCAATGGTACTTCTCTCGTTCCCGGAGCGGAGTCTGCTCCCGTTCAACCCAATGGCACTTCTCCCGTTGCTCAAGAAGCTGAAACTCCCGTTCGTTATGAAGAAACGCCTTATACTTTAGGATCAGGAGATGTCGTTAATATTAATATTTTTAATGTTCCTGAATATAGTGGAGACTATCGCATTACGGTTGACGGAGCAATTAGTTTGCCCGTTGTTGGTACGATTAATGTCGAGGGCTTGACGATTCCTCAAGCGAATAACTTGATTATACAACGCTATTCCAGAATTCTACAGCGTCCGATTGTTTCTGTGGCGTTAGTACAGCCCCGTCCCGTCCGCATCGCGATCGCGGGAGAAGTCAACCAGCCCGGCTCTTATACTTTAAGGACTGCTGGCGATAACAACGTTCAAGGGTTTCCGCCCATTACCACGGCACTTGAAGAAGCAGGCGGGATTACTCGTGCGGCTAATGTGCGACAAGTCAAGCTACATCGCTTTTTTGGCGGAGAAGAGTATGTGCTCAATGTTAATCTCTGGAAACTTGTTCAAGACGGAGAACTTGTTCAAGATGTCACGCTACGCGATGGCGATCGAATTGTGGTACCCACACTTTCTGAAAATAAGCCTCAGGAAACGCGAGCGCTTGCTCAAAGCTCGATCGCGCCCGGAGACCAAGTTGTGGAAGTCGCTGTCGTCGGGGAAGTCAATCGCCCCGGGACCTATGATGTATCAAGCCAAGTCACACAAGACATCTTGGGAAATCCACCAACCATAACGCAAGCTATTGAAGCAGCCGGTGGCATTACCAACCTCTCTGATATTCGCAATGTTGAAGTGGAACGGATCACTCGTCAGGGGACTAAACGCCTTTCTGCTAATTTATGGACATTACTCCAAAATGGAGATATCAGTCAAGATCTTCTATTGCAGCCCGGAGATACAGTAGTGGTTCCCCGTGCTCAAGACATCAATCCCACAGAAGTCCAAGATTTAGCCTCTTCCAGTTTCTCTCCCGAAACCATTCGAGTCAGCGTGATTGGAGAAGCAGAAAGCACAGGAACCTTAGAATTGCCCCCGAATACTCCCCTTAATCAAGCCATTTTGGCAGCAGGCGGCTTTAACAACCGTGCCGATAAAGGAGAGGTTGAACTGGTTCGTTTGAACCCCAACGGTACTGTCACGAAAAGGGAAATTGAAATTGATCTTGATCAAGGAACCGGCAGTCTCGATGCAGAGACGAATCCTGCCCTCAGGAATAATGATGTCATTGTCGTAGAACGGTCAACTGTGGCTTCAATTTCCGATACAGTGGGCCTATTTCTTGAACCCGTATCTCGGATTTTCCAAGGGATTCGCTTCTTTGAAATTTTCTTTGATAATGATTAA
- a CDS encoding FAD-dependent oxidoreductase — protein MAEVDVIVIGSGMGGLSAAALLARYGFQVTVCESHTIPGGAAHSFERQGYYFDSGPSLYSGLSTPSPNPLRQVLDAIDEKVPCVQYDTWGCWLPEGNFNTAVGADQFCDVLKELRGEQAVREWRNLQTLMAPLASAAVALPPTAVRADWGIVRTLLPFVPKLMQQGGQTLQLMGAFERLRDRAISDPFLKNWLDLLCYLLSGLPANGTSAAEMAFMFADWYRPNVQLDYPLGGSDALVQALVRGLEKYGGTLRLGTTVEAILLSGKRAVGVRLKSGEELRATKAVISNASIWDTLKLLPSEKIPQTFRQEKQSLPQCPSFMHLHLGIDGTDLPEDLPCHHIVVNDWEKGVTAEQNVVLVSIPSLLDPNLAPAGKHVIHAYTPASEPYSLWEGLDRRSDTYQKLKEERSQVLWDAIARAIPEVRDRAEVTLIGTPLTHERFLRRHRGTYGPAINAENGLFPGANTPWDGLLCCGDSTFPGIGLPAVAASGAITANTVASVDQHLQFLRDIGGLPV, from the coding sequence ATGGCAGAGGTAGATGTAATTGTAATTGGCAGTGGAATGGGTGGCTTGAGTGCAGCCGCTTTGCTGGCTCGTTATGGCTTTCAGGTCACGGTTTGTGAAAGTCATACCATCCCTGGTGGGGCAGCTCACAGCTTTGAACGTCAGGGATATTATTTTGATTCAGGTCCTTCTCTCTATTCGGGTTTATCAACTCCTTCTCCCAATCCGCTGCGTCAAGTGCTCGATGCCATTGATGAGAAAGTACCCTGTGTGCAATACGATACTTGGGGGTGTTGGCTACCGGAAGGCAACTTTAATACTGCCGTTGGGGCAGACCAATTCTGTGATGTCTTAAAGGAGTTGCGGGGTGAGCAAGCAGTGAGGGAGTGGCGAAACTTGCAAACCCTAATGGCACCTTTAGCCAGTGCTGCGGTTGCCCTCCCGCCAACCGCAGTGCGAGCGGATTGGGGGATTGTGCGGACGCTACTGCCTTTTGTGCCGAAGTTGATGCAACAAGGCGGTCAAACTTTGCAATTAATGGGCGCATTTGAACGGTTGCGCGATCGCGCCATTAGTGACCCCTTCTTAAAAAACTGGCTGGATTTACTCTGTTATCTCCTGTCGGGCTTACCGGCAAATGGCACCAGTGCCGCAGAAATGGCGTTTATGTTTGCCGATTGGTATCGCCCGAATGTTCAGTTGGATTATCCTTTGGGTGGAAGTGATGCTTTAGTACAAGCGTTGGTGCGAGGCTTAGAAAAATACGGCGGGACGTTGCGTTTAGGGACAACTGTCGAAGCAATTTTACTCTCTGGCAAGCGGGCTGTGGGCGTTCGCCTCAAAAGTGGGGAAGAACTGCGAGCAACCAAGGCAGTTATTTCTAATGCTTCGATTTGGGATACCTTGAAACTGCTGCCCTCAGAAAAAATTCCCCAAACGTTTCGTCAAGAAAAGCAATCGTTGCCGCAATGCCCCAGCTTTATGCACTTGCACTTAGGAATAGATGGCACGGATTTACCCGAGGATTTGCCCTGTCATCATATTGTGGTTAACGATTGGGAAAAAGGAGTAACAGCAGAGCAAAACGTGGTTTTGGTCTCAATCCCTTCCCTACTCGATCCTAATTTGGCACCGGCGGGCAAGCACGTCATTCATGCTTATACCCCGGCAAGTGAACCCTACTCGCTATGGGAAGGGTTAGATCGGCGCAGTGACACTTACCAAAAACTGAAGGAAGAACGCTCGCAAGTGTTGTGGGATGCCATTGCCCGAGCCATTCCTGAGGTGCGCGATCGCGCTGAGGTCACTTTAATCGGAACCCCCCTCACCCATGAACGCTTTCTAAGACGGCATCGCGGCACTTATGGACCAGCCATTAATGCCGAAAATGGTCTTTTTCCCGGTGCCAACACCCCGTGGGATGGCTTACTGTGCTGTGGCGATTCTACATTTCCAGGGATTGGCTTACCCGCCGTTGCCGCCAGTGGCGCGATCACAGCGAATACGGTGGCTTCGGTTGACCAGCACCTGCAATTCCTAAGAGACATTGGCGGTTTGCCCGTTTAA
- a CDS encoding polysaccharide biosynthesis tyrosine autokinase, which translates to MASSDQSYPLANAPSSTASSLSATTSPPEILNPTDEDSFNYRQIVAIIRRRVWLILIVSVTVTGAIWTKTLTQPPRYRSSFQLLVEPIAGDETYQQLSEQLGESNESIRASLSSQSSGLDYPTQIQVLKSSQTMQPIYRQLKEDYPTLTYEGLIRNLTIQRLGETKIIEVSYESGDPEMASAVTGFIAEEYIGYSQEQQRSGEQRVLQLIEEQLPELQEKVDSIQIEIQQFRNQNNIIDPVERGTLLSEKMSNLEERQQDTEVAISENISLRESLLQQLGLGLDEAMTTVALSEAPRYQELLNQLKEIETQIAIELGRFREDSPQIQTLQQQKQRLLELLRQEALAILGQEEVSEKINSQVSAPNPVRLSLTQDLITATNQLRVLRVREAALEEAEVEVRNNLNNLANLAKEYESMVQRLEIAKTNMERLISRREQLQIQAVGKTLPWSTLEPPNLPTEPIAGKGRGLILGAIAGLLAGAGAAYLAEKIDNKFHSVEEVKEKTGLPILAVIPFVKALQKQEGEQDNGLSSVDDNSETEAETKPRLNSVEGKEQKPLITGTVFFAFTEAFKTLHTNLSFLKPDHPVKSLIVSSCVPGEGKSTVALNLARAAAAVGKRVLLVDADMRRPRLHQTFEIPNQYGLSNVISAGLSLEETMQESPIDDNLYLLTSGPTPPDTNCLLASERMQELAQNWENSFDLVIYDTPPLGGIADAKLLAPLTSGLIMVVGLGVIDRSLFRDVMDTLRLSRTNVLGLVPNACQQRSMGEYYYYYSYYHNYYAGSASSQRSLAATNRNGNSSSEKQETT; encoded by the coding sequence ATGGCATCTTCAGACCAATCGTATCCCCTGGCAAATGCGCCTTCTTCTACAGCAAGCTCCTTGAGTGCTACCACCTCTCCTCCAGAGATATTGAACCCGACAGATGAAGATTCCTTCAATTATCGACAGATAGTAGCAATCATTAGGCGTCGGGTTTGGTTAATTTTGATTGTTTCAGTGACTGTGACGGGAGCAATATGGACAAAGACCTTAACCCAACCCCCTCGATATCGCAGTAGTTTCCAACTCTTAGTCGAACCCATTGCTGGCGACGAAACGTATCAGCAATTAAGTGAACAGCTTGGGGAAAGCAATGAATCCATTCGAGCATCTTTATCATCGCAAAGCTCAGGGCTGGATTATCCGACACAAATCCAAGTCTTAAAAAGTTCTCAGACAATGCAACCGATATATAGACAATTAAAAGAGGACTATCCAACACTCACTTACGAAGGTTTAATTAGAAACTTAACGATACAACGCTTGGGAGAAACAAAAATTATAGAAGTGAGTTACGAATCTGGAGATCCTGAAATGGCAAGTGCTGTGACTGGATTCATTGCTGAAGAATATATTGGCTACTCTCAAGAGCAGCAGAGATCAGGGGAGCAGAGAGTTTTACAGTTGATTGAAGAACAACTGCCAGAATTGCAGGAAAAAGTGGATTCTATTCAAATTGAAATTCAACAATTTCGGAACCAGAACAATATTATTGACCCCGTTGAGCGAGGCACTCTCTTATCAGAAAAAATGAGTAATTTGGAAGAGCGCCAACAAGACACAGAAGTGGCGATTTCAGAAAATATCTCTTTACGAGAAAGTTTACTACAGCAGCTGGGATTAGGGTTAGATGAGGCAATGACAACAGTGGCGCTCAGTGAAGCCCCGCGCTACCAAGAACTTCTCAACCAATTAAAAGAAATTGAAACCCAAATCGCGATCGAGCTTGGGCGTTTTAGAGAAGATAGCCCCCAGATCCAAACCCTACAGCAACAAAAACAAAGACTTTTAGAATTACTACGCCAAGAAGCTTTGGCCATATTAGGTCAAGAGGAAGTCAGTGAAAAAATTAACTCGCAAGTAAGTGCCCCAAACCCGGTTCGACTGTCTTTAACTCAAGATTTAATTACCGCTACTAATCAACTTCGTGTCTTAAGAGTCCGTGAAGCGGCACTGGAAGAAGCAGAAGTAGAAGTGCGGAATAATTTGAATAACTTGGCTAACCTGGCTAAAGAATATGAAAGTATGGTGCAGAGGTTAGAGATTGCCAAAACTAACATGGAACGCCTGATTAGTCGCCGAGAGCAGTTGCAAATTCAGGCTGTAGGAAAAACGCTACCTTGGTCAACCTTAGAACCACCAAACCTCCCCACTGAACCCATAGCCGGTAAAGGTCGCGGTCTGATTTTAGGGGCAATTGCCGGCCTGTTAGCGGGTGCTGGGGCGGCGTATTTAGCGGAGAAAATCGATAATAAATTCCATAGTGTGGAGGAAGTGAAAGAGAAAACCGGTCTCCCTATTTTAGCGGTGATTCCCTTTGTCAAAGCACTACAAAAACAGGAAGGAGAGCAAGACAATGGTCTTAGCTCTGTTGATGATAACTCAGAGACGGAAGCAGAGACGAAACCGAGATTAAATTCTGTAGAAGGAAAAGAGCAAAAACCCCTGATTACAGGAACGGTATTCTTTGCCTTTACAGAAGCCTTTAAAACCCTACATACCAATCTTTCCTTTCTCAAGCCGGATCACCCGGTCAAATCCTTGATTGTTAGTTCTTGTGTTCCTGGAGAAGGGAAATCCACAGTCGCCTTAAATTTAGCCCGAGCAGCAGCAGCAGTGGGCAAGCGTGTGTTGTTAGTCGATGCCGATATGCGTCGCCCCCGACTGCATCAAACCTTTGAAATTCCCAATCAATATGGGTTATCTAATGTGATTTCCGCTGGCTTAAGTCTGGAAGAGACCATGCAAGAATCCCCGATTGATGATAATCTCTATCTTCTCACTTCTGGACCGACCCCTCCGGATACAAATTGTCTGCTTGCTTCCGAGAGAATGCAAGAACTTGCTCAAAATTGGGAAAATTCATTTGATTTAGTAATTTATGATACTCCTCCTTTAGGTGGAATTGCCGATGCGAAATTACTCGCCCCCCTAACCAGTGGTTTAATTATGGTCGTTGGATTAGGTGTTATTGATCGCAGTCTTTTTAGAGACGTTATGGACACCCTACGTTTGTCAAGAACAAACGTCTTAGGACTCGTACCGAATGCATGTCAACAGAGAAGTATGGGAGAATACTATTATTACTATTCCTATTATCACAATTATTATGCTGGGTCGGCTTCTTCTCAACGCTCTCTCGCTGCCACTAACAGGAATGGTAATTCTTCCTCTGAGAAACAAGAAACGACGTAG
- the tnpA gene encoding IS200/IS605 family transposase, with protein MANKLRSFSHSVALLKVHLVFVTKYRHPVITDEIEADIKALAESICAKNDCILEDAKADLGAKDHIHLLIDLAPKVSVSQLCNTLKTVTSREIRRRYAHQLKPYYWKPVFWKRGFSAISCGGAPLSILKQYIEHQGYDD; from the coding sequence ATGGCAAACAAACTCAGGTCGTTTTCTCATAGTGTCGCGCTCCTGAAGGTGCATCTTGTCTTTGTCACGAAGTACCGGCATCCCGTCATAACTGACGAAATAGAGGCTGACATTAAGGCTTTGGCTGAAAGCATCTGCGCGAAAAACGACTGCATTTTAGAGGATGCAAAAGCAGATTTAGGCGCAAAAGACCACATTCATCTATTGATTGACCTGGCGCCAAAGGTGTCAGTGTCCCAACTGTGTAATACCCTCAAAACCGTTACCAGTCGAGAGATTCGCAGGCGTTACGCCCACCAGCTAAAACCGTATTACTGGAAGCCTGTTTTCTGGAAACGTGGATTTAGCGCCATCTCTTGCGGTGGTGCTCCCTTATCGATCCTGAAACAGTACATTGAACATCAGGGCTATGACGATTGA
- the pgsA gene encoding CDP-diacylglycerol--glycerol-3-phosphate 3-phosphatidyltransferase, which produces MLNLPTQITVSRLLGIPFIFYFLAQPTATSHWLGLGVFLLVAATDWLDGYLARQLDQVTDLGKFLDPLVDKLLIFAPLLILVEWGTIPSWGVFLILGRELAIAGWRVNPNLAGQDIPGANRLGKVKTVCQIIAIAALIAPITDTNWLTFAQVLFWLAVFLTLISGLTYLVIPLLSRPQKEGETGIY; this is translated from the coding sequence ATGCTTAATCTTCCCACACAAATCACGGTATCTCGTCTTTTGGGGATTCCGTTTATTTTTTATTTTCTTGCTCAGCCCACTGCTACTTCCCACTGGCTGGGCTTAGGCGTTTTTTTACTGGTCGCAGCAACCGATTGGCTCGATGGTTATTTAGCGCGTCAATTAGACCAAGTTACCGATTTAGGAAAATTTTTAGATCCATTAGTGGATAAGCTCTTGATTTTTGCGCCACTTTTGATATTAGTTGAGTGGGGGACAATTCCGAGTTGGGGCGTGTTCTTGATTTTAGGACGGGAACTCGCGATCGCGGGATGGCGAGTGAATCCCAATCTTGCCGGTCAAGATATCCCCGGTGCCAACCGCCTCGGAAAAGTAAAAACCGTTTGCCAAATCATCGCGATCGCGGCATTAATTGCTCCGATTACTGATACCAATTGGCTCACTTTTGCTCAGGTCTTATTTTGGCTGGCTGTCTTCCTCACACTAATTTCTGGCTTGACTTATCTGGTCATTCCTCTTTTGTCTCGTCCTCAAAAAGAAGGCGAGACGGGGATTTATTAG
- the plsY gene encoding glycerol-3-phosphate 1-O-acyltransferase PlsY, with translation MMSNLVFINVVLLLTAYLLGSIPTGFLAGSWLQKIDIREYGSGSTGATNVLRVLGTKAAVAVLLVDLLKGAIAVGIVKISVAQVPALSLSENSIAWLIIFAALAAVFGHSKSVWLNFTGGKSVATSLGTLLMMTPGVALAGVAAFGVTLAASRMVSLSSLVSAIAINILMISFGEPLPYMIFAVCAALYVFWRHRGNVERILAGTEPKIGQKVSH, from the coding sequence ATGATGTCAAATTTAGTTTTCATTAATGTTGTCTTGCTCCTAACCGCGTACTTGTTAGGGTCAATTCCCACTGGCTTTTTAGCGGGTTCCTGGCTGCAAAAGATTGATATTCGCGAGTATGGTTCCGGTTCGACAGGGGCAACGAATGTCTTAAGGGTTTTAGGTACAAAAGCAGCGGTTGCGGTGTTATTGGTTGATTTACTTAAAGGCGCCATCGCCGTGGGAATTGTTAAGATTAGTGTAGCGCAGGTCCCCGCCCTGTCTCTCTCAGAAAACTCAATCGCTTGGCTGATTATTTTCGCTGCGTTAGCGGCAGTGTTCGGTCATAGCAAGTCGGTGTGGTTGAACTTTACCGGGGGCAAATCAGTCGCAACGAGTTTAGGAACCTTATTGATGATGACACCGGGTGTCGCTTTAGCAGGGGTTGCTGCCTTTGGCGTGACTTTAGCTGCCTCCCGCATGGTCTCCTTAAGTTCCTTAGTCAGCGCGATCGCGATTAATATCTTGATGATTAGCTTTGGCGAACCGCTTCCTTACATGATCTTTGCCGTTTGTGCCGCCCTCTATGTTTTTTGGCGACACCGTGGCAATGTGGAGCGGATTCTGGCGGGAACCGAACCAAAAATTGGACAAAAAGTCTCCCATTAA
- a CDS encoding transposase, whose amino-acid sequence MKVKKPSQIIRTDKWTLNPSAEQRHLFGETVNVYRRVCRYLVGIILTHWLELGILSPDEQIPAVERLMHSTAKRPIVKYPQLNRVFHKFPSYYRRSAISFAIGQVSSYMTRYRDWQSGLSRKRRDAKPPTLNTDAGCYPALYQGQCYKWQGYDTVELKVFTGSDWIWTTVQISGLRERHQVPGNKMLSPSLIFNSKACHLSVPFHCVPPKPKPDENVVAVDLGINTTATVTVVTFDGTVIHREFIHPGRDIDRRDKRLKSVSRRASQTMGKGGRLHKGFCANTYRKCQNINTQ is encoded by the coding sequence ATGAAAGTCAAAAAGCCTTCCCAAATCATCCGTACTGACAAATGGACATTAAACCCGAGTGCTGAACAGCGCCATCTGTTTGGTGAAACGGTAAATGTCTATCGTCGGGTGTGCAGATATTTGGTCGGCATTATCTTGACGCACTGGCTAGAGTTAGGGATTCTGTCACCTGACGAGCAGATCCCCGCCGTAGAGCGGTTGATGCATTCGACGGCGAAGCGACCCATTGTCAAGTACCCGCAGCTCAATCGAGTCTTTCACAAATTCCCCAGTTACTATCGCAGATCTGCAATCAGTTTTGCGATCGGGCAGGTTAGTAGTTACATGACACGGTATCGAGATTGGCAAAGTGGTCTCTCCCGTAAACGGCGGGATGCCAAGCCGCCTACGCTCAATACCGATGCGGGCTGCTATCCTGCACTCTATCAAGGCCAGTGCTACAAGTGGCAGGGCTATGATACGGTTGAGCTCAAGGTGTTTACTGGGTCTGACTGGATCTGGACAACGGTTCAGATTAGTGGACTTCGGGAACGCCATCAAGTACCCGGCAATAAGATGTTGTCGCCATCCCTCATCTTCAACAGCAAAGCCTGTCATCTTTCGGTTCCTTTTCACTGTGTTCCTCCGAAGCCGAAGCCAGATGAGAATGTTGTTGCCGTTGACCTGGGGATCAATACCACAGCAACGGTGACAGTCGTGACCTTCGACGGTACTGTAATCCATCGTGAATTCATTCACCCGGGAAGAGACATAGACCGTCGAGACAAACGTCTCAAGTCCGTTTCTAGGCGGGCATCTCAAACGATGGGCAAAGGTGGAAGGTTGCACAAAGGTTTTTGTGCCAATACCTATCGCAAGTGCCAGAACATCAACACCCAGA
- a CDS encoding NADPH-dependent oxidoreductase, with protein sequence MSYLIIGASLNPDSHSQVLAEQAQQLLQARGKEAQWLDLREIRLPMCDGSRAYGDPVLPPLSQAVAEAEGILVATPIYNYDVNAAIKNFLELTGKSWQEKTVGFLCAAGGQGSYMSVIPFANSLMLDFRCLIIPRFVYATGDAFLEGRLVDETIKTRLAELVDRLVEVTTALNGQTANVS encoded by the coding sequence ATGAGTTATTTAATTATTGGCGCAAGTCTGAACCCAGATAGCCACAGCCAAGTCTTAGCCGAACAAGCGCAACAACTCTTACAAGCCCGTGGGAAAGAAGCCCAGTGGCTTGACCTTAGAGAAATTCGTCTCCCTATGTGTGATGGCAGTAGGGCTTATGGCGATCCGGTTCTTCCTCCCCTCAGTCAAGCGGTTGCAGAAGCCGAAGGTATTTTAGTTGCAACGCCGATTTACAACTACGATGTCAATGCTGCGATTAAAAACTTTTTGGAATTGACCGGTAAGTCTTGGCAAGAGAAAACCGTGGGCTTTCTTTGCGCTGCCGGTGGACAGGGGAGTTATATGTCAGTAATCCCCTTTGCCAATAGTTTGATGTTAGACTTTCGTTGCTTGATTATTCCCCGTTTTGTTTATGCCACAGGGGATGCGTTTTTAGAAGGCAGATTAGTGGATGAAACGATTAAAACTCGCTTAGCTGAGTTAGTAGATCGTCTTGTGGAAGTCACCACTGCCTTAAACGGGCAAACCGCCAATGTCTCTTAG
- a CDS encoding DUF393 domain-containing protein produces the protein MKYHVIYDGNCNLCVSLVQQLEKLDQGAQFDYLPMQDEATLKRFHITAKDCELGMILIDAQNPDQRWQGSEAAEEIARQIPFTEGLVALYRQIPGLKAFGDRAYDQIRDHRYQWFGKREQTYHSPYPIGCRREKKSNA, from the coding sequence ATGAAGTACCACGTCATTTACGACGGCAATTGCAATCTTTGTGTTTCCTTGGTGCAACAACTAGAAAAGTTGGATCAAGGAGCGCAATTTGATTATCTTCCGATGCAAGACGAAGCTACCCTGAAGCGCTTCCACATCACTGCAAAAGATTGTGAATTGGGGATGATTTTGATCGATGCCCAAAACCCAGACCAACGTTGGCAAGGCAGTGAAGCGGCAGAAGAAATTGCTCGTCAAATTCCCTTTACTGAAGGATTAGTTGCCCTCTACCGACAAATCCCCGGCTTAAAAGCTTTCGGCGATCGCGCCTACGATCAAATTCGTGATCATCGTTATCAATGGTTTGGTAAACGAGAGCAAACCTATCATTCCCCCTATCCCATTGGCTGTCGTCGAGAAAAAAAGAGTAATGCTTAG